In a genomic window of Quercus lobata isolate SW786 chromosome 4, ValleyOak3.0 Primary Assembly, whole genome shotgun sequence:
- the LOC115986909 gene encoding leucine-rich repeat receptor-like serine/threonine-protein kinase At1g17230, whose amino-acid sequence MTRPWSSVMQKLFHLALLILFSVILVSSVNEEGVSLLEFKRSLSDPNNNLESWNSSDLTPCNWIGIGCTDFKVTSVDLIGFDLSGTLAPSICNLTHLTKLNVSKNSISGPIPKDLASCHNLEILDLCTNRFHGEFPTPISKMIALRKLYLCENYIYGEVPEEIGNLTSLEELVIYSNNLTGSIPVSISKLKQVRIIRAGRNLFSGPIPSEISECVSLEVLGLAQNRLEGSLPRELQKLKNLTSLILWQNRLSGEIPPEVGNISGLELLALHQNALTGSLPKELGKLTQLKRLYIYTNQLNGTIPEELGNCTSAVEIDLSENQLSGIIPRDLHQVSSLRLLHLFENILQGSIPRELGRLKLLQGLDLSINRLTGTIPLDFQNLTYLVDFQLFDNLLEGAIPPYLGLNSNLSILDMSANNLNGSIPPDLCKHQKLLFLSLGSNWLSGNIPYGLKTCKSLIQLMLGDNQLTGSLPVELYELHNLSALELFKNKFSGLIPSEIGRLGKLERLLLSDNFFAGYIPQEIGNLAQLVTFNVSSNRLSGSVPHELGNCTKLQRLDLSRNQFTGYLPDELGKLVNLELLKLSDNNFIGAIPSSLGDLARLTGLQMGGNNFSGSIPAELGDLTVLQISLNISHNKLSGPIPDNMGNLQMLESLYLNDNQLTGEIPTSIGGLLSLLVCNLSNNNLVGIVPNTPVFQRMDSSNFAGNNGLCTIGSYNCHPPSTPSLTSKPSWIRAGSSKGKLVCIFSVVGFLSMLSMVSICWVIKRRRSAFVSLEEQTKSDVLDNYYFPKEGFTYQDLLEATENFSESAVLGRGACGTVYKAVMADEVIAVKRLNSRGEGTRVDSSFHAEISTLGKIRHRNIVKLYGFCYHQDSNLLLYEYMANGSLGEHLHGDEQTCLLDWNARYRIALGAAEGLCYLHHDCKPRIVHRDVKSNNILLDEAFEARVGDFGLAKLMDFPYSKSMSAVAGSYGYIAPEYAYTMKVNEKCDIYSFGVVLLELITGRLPVQPLEQGGDLVSWVRRAIYDKVPIMELFDKRLDLSGPKMTEEMSLVLKIGLFCTSTAPLNRPTMREVVVMLLDAREAESDSPSSRTSATALDEDASSRDYLDP is encoded by the exons ATGACAAGGCCATGGAGTTCTGTCATGCAAAAGCTGTTTCACTTGGCATTGTTAATTCTTTTCAGTGTCATCCTTGTCAGTTCTGTAAATGAAGAGGGTGTTTCTCTTTTGGAGTTTAAGAGATCCCTTTCTGACCCTAACAACAATCTTGAGAGCTGGAATTCATCTGACTTGACTCCTTGCAATTGGATTGGCATAGGTTGTACTGATTTTAAGGTAACTTCTGTCGATCTCATTGGCTTTGACCTGTCTGGTACTTTAGCTCCAAGCATTTGTAATCTTACTCATTTAACTAAGTTGAATGTCTCCAAAAATTCAATTTCTGGTCCCATTCCTAAAGATCTTGCTAGCTGTCATAATCTAGAGATTCTAGATCTTTGCACCAATAGGTTTCACGGGGAATTTCCGACCCCAATCAGCAAAATGATTGCACTTAGAAAGCTTTACCTGTGTGAGAATTACATATATGGTGAAGTGCCTGAAGAGATTGGAAACTTAACTTCTCTTGAGGAGCTTGTCATTTACAGTAATAATCTCACTGGCTCAATTCCTGTTTCAATTAGCAAGTTGAAACAGGTTAGGATTATCAGAGCAGGTCGAAACCTTTTCTCGGGTCCAATACCATCTGAAATTAGTGAGTGTGTGAGCTTAGAGGTATTAGGACTGGCACAAAATAGGCTAGAAGGTTCTCTTCCTAGGGAGCTCCAAAAACTTAAGAATCTTACCAGTTTGATCCTTTGGCAAAACCGTTTATCTGGTGAGATTCCTCCCGAAGTTGGGAATATCAGTGGCCTAGAATTGCTTGCCTTGCATCAAAATGCTTTGACTGGAAGTTTACCCAAAGAGCTAGGCAAGTTAACGCAGCTGAAAAGATTGTACATTTATACCAACCAGTTGAATGGAACAATTCCAGAGGAGCTAGGGAACTGCACAAGTGCTGTTGAGATAGATCTTTCTGAAAATCAGTTAAGTGGGATCATTCCCAGAGACTTGCACCAGGTTTCTAGTCTTCGCTTGCTTCACCTTTTTGAAAACATCCTGCAGGGAAGTATTCCTAGGGAACTTGGCCGTTTGAAGCTGCTTCAAGGACTAGACTTGTCTATAAACCGTTTGACGGGTACAATTCCCTTAGACTTTCAAAATCTTACATACTTGGTGGATTTTCAGCTTTTTGACAATCTTCTAGAGGGTGCCATTCCTCCCTACCTTGGACTTAACAGTAACCTTTCTATTCTTGACATGTCTGCAAATAATCTTAACGGCAGCATACCTCCAGATCTCTGCAAGCATCAGAAACTGCTATTTCTGAGCCTTGGGTCAAATTGGTTATCAGGAAATATACCTTATGGCCTAAAAACATGCAAGTCTCTAATACAGCTAATGCTAGGAGACAACCAGCTTACTGGAAGCCTTCCTGTTGAATTGTATGAACTTCATAATCTTTCTGCTCTTGAACTCTTTAAGAACAAATTCTCAGGGCTAATTCCCTCAGAGATAGGCAGGCTTGGGAAATTGGAGAGGTTGCTCTTGTCAGATAACTTTTTTGCTGGGTATATCCCTCAAGAGATCGGAAATCTTGCTCAGCTGGTTACATTTAATGTTTCCTCTAATCGGCTCTCAGGAAGTGTTCCCCATGAGTTGGGAAATTGTACCAAACTACAGAGGCTTGACCTCAGTAGGAATCAGTTTACTGGCTATCTCCCTGATGAACTTGGCAAGCTAGTAAATCTGGAACTTTTGAAGCTTTCTGATAACAACTTTATAGGAGCTATACCAAGTAGCTTAGGGGATCTGGCTCGACTAACAGGGTTGCAAATGGGGGGAAATAATTTTTCTGGAAGCATTCCTGCTGAGCTGGGTGATCTTACTGTTCTACAGATTTCCCTAAACATAAGCCATAACAAACTTTCAGGTCCAATTCCTGACAATATGGGGAACTTGCAGATGTTGGAATCACTCTACTTGAATGACAATCAGCTTACAGGTGAAATTCCTACATCAATTGGTGGGCTGCTCAGCCTTCTGGTATGTAATCTTTCTAACAACAACTTGGTAGGAATTGTGCCTAATACCCCTGTATTTCAAAGAATGGATTCCTCAAATTTTGCTGGAAACAATGGGTTGTGTACCATAGGTTCATACAATTGTCATCCACCGTCAACTCCATCTCTTACTTCAAAACCAAGCTGGATAAGAGCTGGTTCATCAAAAGGGAAATTAGTGTGCATATTCTCTGTTGTTGGGTTCCTTTCTATGCTTTCTATGGTGAGCATTTGTTGGGTCATAAAACGCCGCAGGTCTGCTTTTGTTTCACTTGAAGAGCAAACGAAGTCTGATGTGTTAGATAACTATTACTTTCCCAAAGAGGGTTTCACATACCAGGACCTCTTGGAAGCTACAGAAAACTTTTCAGAAAGTGCAGTTCTAGGAAGGGGAGCCTGTGGCACTGTCTATAAGGCTGTCATGGCTGATGAGGTGATTGCTGTCAAAAGGCTGAACTCCCGTGGTGAAGGAACGAGAGTTGACAGCAGCTTCCATGCTGAGATATCGACCCTTGGAAAGATCAGGCATCGTAATATTGTCAAGCTCTATGGCTTTTGCTATCACCAGGACTCTAATCTTCTCTTATACGAGTACATGGCAAATGGAAGCCTAGGAGAACATCTACATGGAGATGAACAAACATGTTTACTTGACTGGAATGCTCGATATAGAATTGCTCTTGGAGCGGCAGAGGGTTTGTGCTATCTTCATCATGATTGTAAGCCCCGCATCGTTCACCGTGATGTGAAgtcaaacaatattttattggaTGAGGCATTTGAAGCACGTGTTGGAGACTTTGGCTTGGCAAAGTTGATGGACTTTCCTTACTCAAAATCCATGTCTGCAGTGGCAGGCTCATATGGCTACATTGCCCCAG AATATGCTTACACTATGAAAGTGAATGAGAAATGTGACATCTACAGTTTTGGGGTTGTTTTGCTGGAATTAATTACTGGAAGGTTACCTGTTCAACCACTGGAGCAGGGAGGTGATCTAGTCTCTTGGGTTAGAAGAGCTATCTATGACAAGGTTCCAATAATGGAACTATTTGACAAACGTCTTGATCTGAGTGGGCCAAAGATGACTGAGGAGATGTCTTTAGTTCTCAAGATTGGATTGTTCTGCACTAGTACTGCCCCACTTAATAGGCCAACAATGAGAGAGGTTGTTGTGATGTTGCTTGATGCTAGGGAAGCTGAAAGTGATTCTCCATCATCTCGAACATCAGCAACTGCATTAGATGAAGATGCTTCTTCCAGAG ATTACTTGGATCCATAG